GAATTTTCGATCGGCCATCCCTGTGATTTCAGGGACGAGGGAAGTCCTGCGCCTTCCACGAATCCAACGCTGTCTCGGATAGACTGCGTATGTGATCCCTCGTTCCTCCGATCCAGAGCCCGAGATCAGCGTCGTCATGACGACGTGCAGCCGTGCGCACCTTCTGCCAGGTGTTCTGGATGCACTCCTCGGGCAATCGCTTCTCGCGAATGTTTCGGTCGAGATGGTGATCGTCGACGACCAATCAACGGACAATACGCCTGAGGTGCTGGCGCGCTATCAGGCGGAAGCAGCGATTCCTGTCCGCATACTGCAGGGCGCCAAACAGGGGGTTGCTGCTGCCCGGAATCTGGCCGTACAACACGCGCGTGGCCGTTGGCTGGCGAGCTTTGACGATGATGAGATCGCTCCTCCGCACTGGCTGCAGACCCTCTATGGTGTCGCCCAGCAGAATCATGCCGTCTGCGTGGGAGGGGCGACCGCGCTCTCACTCCCCGAAGGACGGTCTTTTAGTGAGGTAGGCCCGCGAGCCCGCCGGCTGCTCGGCGAGATTCTGTTCTCGGAAGAGCGGAGTATGCAGTTTCACGAGCTTCCCTCGACCAACAATGTGCTCATCCGGCGCGATGTCTTCGAATCCCTGGGTGGATTCGACCTGAACTTCACCGAAGGTGGAGAAGATACGGATCTTTTCCAGCGGATGCACCGGGCAGGCCATCGCATGTGGCTCGCTCCCGAGGCGAAGGTGTTGCACCTGATTCCGCCCCGCAGAC
This genomic window from Terriglobus albidus contains:
- a CDS encoding glycosyltransferase family 2 protein produces the protein MIPRSSDPEPEISVVMTTCSRAHLLPGVLDALLGQSLLANVSVEMVIVDDQSTDNTPEVLARYQAEAAIPVRILQGAKQGVAAARNLAVQHARGRWLASFDDDEIAPPHWLQTLYGVAQQNHAVCVGGATALSLPEGRSFSEVGPRARRLLGEILFSEERSMQFHELPSTNNVLIRRDVFESLGGFDLNFTEGGEDTDLFQRMHRAGHRMWLAPEAKVLHLIPPRRLDPHVLSQSAMRTGAIEARLAGARNSLPSLLYNLTGRLVLAVARDLPQLAAGRLSRQPAKVLDAQLSLAVTAGLYRGLSAARGGSSQFLSRMDFRSRHGERPDTPPRQ